The Lytechinus variegatus isolate NC3 chromosome 1, Lvar_3.0, whole genome shotgun sequence nucleotide sequence aaaaaagatcaaGTCAGAACCAGAAGAAAGTTCAAATAGAAGAAGCACAAGGCAATCAAGCCGGAGAGCAAGAAGAGATTCAGGTGAGAATAAAACGGATACTGATCAGAGAAGTGATAAAAAGGATGATGACTCTGGCAGAAGAAGATCAAGGAGAACTGAAAGACATAAAGATGATTCAGAtgatgaaaagagaaaagaatcTGATAGAAATAAAGCAGAATCAGACAGAAGTAGAAATGAAACTAGGAGACGCTCGCTGAGAAGAGACAGATATAGGGATAACTCTGATGATGAAAGAAGAGAGGAAAGTAGAGAGGGAAGGCGAAGAGGGAGGAGTGACAGCcgggaaagaagggaaagaagtAACAGTAGAGAAAGACGGAGGTAtagagatgatgatgacagaTATGACAGATATGATAGAGGACGTAGGACAAGACGTAGTGACAGGAGAAGCATGGACAGAACTGACGACAGGAGGTCTAGGGAGGATGATCGAAGAAATGAAAGAAGTTTATCAAGGGAGCAGGATGAAaggaggagaaaggaaaagaatgaTAAAGATTCAAAGAAAGAAGTCGACAAAGCCAAGGAGGAAAGTAAAGTTACTGCGGAGAAGAGAACCGAAAAGGCTGATTTAAGGGATGATGACAAGCTGCAAGGGAAAGGTAAAACTGATCCAAAGATAATTGAAAGTAATACTGTTCCAGAAAAGGACCAAAATAACAAGCAGAATACTTCGAGTAAGGCTACTGGGAGAGTACCcattaaatttaatttcacatcAAGGGCAGTTCGAAGAAGCACTCGCAGTGCAGTCAAAGCAAAGAGTGGAGTATTCGAAGATGACGAGGACGAGGATGAAAAACCACTCTCAGAGTTGCAGAATTTATGTGATGAGAAGGAAGCTAAATCTTCAAAATCAGAACCATCAGAAGATAAAGCTCCAGCTGTTACTCGCAGTAAAAGTCGTGAAGGTTATGCAGTTGAAGAACCAACGGAAGTCAACAAAGTCAGTCAGATAACCTCTGTTCCTTGTGAAACAGGCACATCAACCAGATCCAAAAGCAGTCAAAAAGTAGAAAATCTGTTTGAGATCACACTCAGGAAGGAATCTAAAAAAGATCATGGATCAGAATCAGACAGTGGTGCAGAATTGAGTCTGATGGGTCTAGGAGAGGCCCCTAGTCTTTATCCCGAAAATATTCTTGAAAGTCAGGTTGAAATGGAACTCTTAGCAAATGCATTTTCCTCCACTGATACAGAAGCAGAGATAGAAATTGAAAAAGTGTTCTGTAAGAAAAGCGAAAATGGTACTAATGCAAAGGAAGAAGAGAGTTCACCAAAACAAGAAGACAGCGTGGTAGACTCTAGGAGTGAAACTTTTGACATGGAAGTCGAGGAAGAACAGCATGATACCAGTACTATTGAAGTACTTTCACACCCACAGTTATCAGGTGGGGAAGGTACGACTAATGATTTAATGCCAACTGATAGTCATAATAATACAGAGAACAGAACTTTAACTGAAGAGGTGCCAATTATTCAAGGAGACCAAACCAATACAGATGACATAAAGGTGATCAATAGCCATAATGAGAAAACTTGTTCTGAAGAATTGCCATTTGCTTCAGAAGGACAAACCAGTTCAGCCAATAATACAAACCTAATTGAGCTTCCTCAGGAGGTCAGGAGAACTTGTTTGGATAATGCTCCACTCGCatcagaaaaagaaaacagtTCAGTGAACAATGCAAAGTTGATTGATATTTTTGATAGTCAAAGTCCCTGTGACAATATTAGAACTTGTTCTGATGAAGTACCTACTACTTTAGACGAACAAGTAAGTACATTGAAGGATACTGAGTTGATCGATAGTCAGAGTCTTCTGGATATCACTGAAGTTCCAGGTTCTTTTGAAGAACATGCCAGTACAGATGATACTAGAAAATCGATAGATGGCCATACTCTGCAGGAAAATGAAAGAGCTTCTAATGAAATGGCGTCAGGTGGTCtcacagaaaaatcaagttcaGAAATTGATGTAAATGGAAGACAGGGTAAAAATGAAATTCTTCAGAACAGGGATATTGATAAAACATTGAATGTTCCAGAGATCAAAATAGTACCCCCTCCCGATGAAACCCTTGACCAAGCCTGCTCAGAAGCAGCAGGTGTAAGTACAGAAGAAAAAGAACTGGAGACTTCAAATACATCAATAGAAACTGAACAAAGCGATACGGAGGTTGTCTTACCATTGAAGTCAAGCGGCTTGAAGGAGCATGAAGATGACTTTACCAaaactgaatctgaatctgatgATGCAATGACATTGGAGGTCATTGACCTAATGGCTGGTACAGCATACACAACGTCAAAGGTGTCTGTTGTCTTACCACCTGGAAATTCTGATGCTGATGCCAAAATTGAAGATGAAGCAATTGTAGATAATGAGGCGATATCATATGAACAGAATGTAACAATTTTGGACAAAGTAATGGCAGCGTCGGGTCCTATACAGCCACCTAgcaatgataccaaattttcTGATGGTAACACAGAGTGTATTGTTCTTGACCACAGTACTAGTGATCAGATTGTAACCGTCCAGAAGTCAAGTGCAGAAGTTTCTTCAGAAGTTATGCACAGTGGTGAGAATGTCATGCCTTCCAATGAGGTTGTTAGTACATATCTTCCATCTGAAAAGCCTACCACAGAAGTATTCAACAAAGAATCTGCCATAAATGAGGATGAACTTTTGGAAGCAAATGTACCATCCTCAAAGAGTGACTctgcaaaaaatattgtaacaaGTATCGGGATTGTAACATCTCTCTCTGCAGAAGGCACAGAAATTTCCAGTACTCAAGAAGCTGTGACTGCTATTACTGACCCACCAACAAGACATATCCATGAAGGGCCTTCCGTTAGTAAACGTAAAAGGAAATCTAGGTGGGAGGTGGTTAGCACAGAAATCCCTTCAGAAACTCCACCTCGGATGGATGTTAATGAAGACCAAAGCCAACAAAATAAGCCATCCTTGATTGACATGACCGATGAGCCTGTATTGCAGACAGAGGCAAAAGCTGAAGAAAGCAAATTGCCCCCAGTTGAAGCCCTCATTGGAGAGGAGATCAGCAGTTCTCCAAGCACCAACCAAATTCAACCATCAGATGTTAGGCTTACTGTGGATTCCTCAGAGGTGGAAGGAGAGATCTCCCCAACAAAGAAAGTGAAGGTAGATCCTGATGCAACTATTGGTGCAACTGCCGACTACTCTTCTGGGAATGATGGCAGCACTTCTAACATGATTCTTGAAGCAGGAGAGAGCAAGATGGATGCAACATACCATTCTCGTGGACTGGACCTTGAGGTGAACGCAGCAGGAGATAATCAGGCAGTGGTGAGGCTCAATTTTTATCTCCTGAATACtatatacttatatatatatgttcactGTATATATTCACTTAAAAGATAAGATGAAGATTCTCattccatttcaatttcatatttaatttaatGGTCCTATGTTGACGGCTCTCTAGAACATTCAATTTgtaattcattaaaatgtttaattAGAGCATTATGTTTGGAATTAATTGGAACATTTCATTCTCCGATATTCACTTAAAAAGAAgttgatattgatattaaatTTGGGTTCGAGCAGAAAATTGTTTTAACAAAGTACTGACTTTAATACATGACATGTCCAGTgcatgattatttcatattccatgTACATGAAGTTTTGTATCTTATCCCAGATGATTTGGGCAAGTCCCATTTGTTCTATGCAGTATATAAGGCACTGCAGGACACtagaaattttagaaaattAACTGTTCAGTAATTTTTAGCACATGTTATTACCCGAGGAATTATGATCAGTATTGATTTACAGTGACATATTAAGCAAAAAGCTGACACACAGATAATCAGCATGTTCTCTATTTGAATATGTTTTTTGCACCCAATTTTTCATGTAGATCAAACCTGAAGAATTTGTTGAAAAGGAAGAAGCTGGCTTAATCGTGGAAGAAAGTAAAGACACAGGAGAAGTTACCAAGCCAGAACAGGGGACAGAGGAGGAATCAATGGAAGAAGGAGAACTGGATTCAGATGTTAAGGAGGAGATGACGGAGAAACCTTGGGATGATAGCACAGGGATTGAACAAGGAGAAATCAAAGATGACGGTGACGAGGAAGTTGAAGATAGTAGGGAAGAAAGGTCCAGACACTCCAGGCAAGACAAGGAGAATATACCTTTCGATGACTTCTGGGCCGGGGATGGAAGGAGAGAGGTCAGGGAAAGACCAAAGGAGGAGAGGAGGGAGAGTCGTGAAGAGAGGCAGAGACGTCAGTACCAGGAGTGGGGTATCGTTGAGAGGAGCAAGATGCCTCGCTTTTCAGAGTTGACTGAGAATTACTACCTGACAGAAAGGTATGTATTTctatcatatatatattatgattCCTTGCAATTAAGCCCTTCAGCCAACcaaacaatttgaaaatgttgagtAGTGTTGTGACAAATCTTAACTGAACTCACGATGATTAGTTAATCTATTTTGCCTATTTCACCGTTTACTGATGATCTGTTGACACAAGTGACATTATTGTTCAGTTTTTTCTGCTAGTACAAGACTCTTGGCATGGAAGTAAGGCAAGGTGATATCCCATAATGTCCATTCCTGATATTGTTTACACAAGACCAGGTGATTTTCTTGAGTGAGGTAGAAATGTTATGTATCTCTGTCCTGCAGGCGAAGATCAAAAGCTGGTAAGGAAGCAAGGAGAATGGTATGCTGCTGTACAACATCTAGAGAGGAAAGAAGGCGTGGCATCCAGGCTTGTGGGGAAGATTGTCTCAACAGAGTTCTCATGCTTGAATGGTAAGTCTTTCTCTTGATGATGGCAGAGGTTTATCAGGGATTGCTCTTAGCAGTCTTTTATGTCAGTTTCAATTTTCAAGGACCACTTGTCTAGGCAAGTGACTCCCTTTCATGAAATCCTTAGAGTGTTAAATAACATAGCTTTGGCACAAAAAGTCATTGTCAACATATCCTGCTCCAAAACGTAATCTTTATTGATATTTGTGAATTGTGAAAGATAAACTGTCAAGGTTATTTTGTCTATGTACAGTAAACAGTTTACTTTAAGAACCACAGGATTCCTTGAGAAATTGAGGTGCTGCAAGTATAGATTTTAGTTCCTGTCATTACAGTATACATTTCATCTCTCAATAAAGGCTTGCTAACAAATTCTACATCCATCTGTGTTTTTCTCTTGAACAGTGGGTCACGATGTCCATGTGGAGATTACTGTACCAACAAACGTTTCCAAAAAGTGAGTgcaatcattatttcatttgaatatgtttatttttagttAAGGAAGGTCTTGATCTAGTATTGATAACAAAGTACCTCTCCAATAATTGGTAAATCCTAAATAAGCAAACTCTTTGTAAATCTGTATATagcatgaaatattttatcattatttcggTTAATTGTGATAAGACTGCCGGTACACAATCTTAATGTTGTATTCAGAGTCAGGTTCCATATTTTTTGAGCAATTCAGGATTTGAGCCAGTGCAGTTCTATGTGGCTATGGTATGTTGCATTTAAACATTTGTATTTGGTCAATTAGTAATTTACTATTTAGATgattatattttatgatttgtttgatttttctagaGAGAACATGCCAGAGTTGGAGTTTTCTATGCAGAAGGAAAAGGGCATGgtttgaaaacaaaagaagaacTAAAAGAGTGAGCTATTAGTCATTTCTTATCTTTGTTTAACTTTCCTATGATTGAATAcatttttatgaagaaaaagaaatgtgcTTAAGAAAAAGGAATATTAAAATAAGAGTGTGAAATGTCATTTGAAGGTCATTTGAAGTTGTAGCATTATATAGACTGAGTAATTCTGATTTCATATGCTCTTTATCCTcgtttgtgttttgtttgaataaatttAATCAATAGTAACTTTCAGATACATATTGAATTAATGTTTAAATGGTTTCATGTGTTAACGCAATAAGGattaaatgttatatttcaaGAAAGCTTCATTGCAATTTCATATACTCATTGCATGGTATCATGCtctaaattttatgattttgggGTAATATTCTTCCATCAGAAATGAGTTTGTAATGGAATATGTTGGAGAAGTTCTGAACTTCCATGAGTTCAAGCATCGAGCCAAGCAGTACAGCAAAGACAAGAACTTACATTTCTATTTCATGGCGCTCAAGTCAGATGAGGTGAGTGATAATGGTCATTTTAGAAGAGTAATATATCAATGGTTAAGATTGTAACTAGATTCAATCAAAAGGAGGCCATAAGCATGCATTTTCGATTGTATAATCTCCAACTGTTTAATGTGCATGACACTGCAATCAGCTTATATCATAAAGTTATCCTCTAAattcttaaccctaaatagactaggctattttgacgcctaagaagacggggggggggggggctgattcatcccccccttatgatctcggccgtcgatcgcgtgatcgcgacgaaaattggcacacgcgttacccatggcattatctacaaaactataacatcaaattctgcaaaaaatctcatgtctcattaattatgctaatttatgcgtaaaatcatgtttgctctaattaataaaataatgcccctgaaatgctaatttttgtttcacatactctagataggcatctgatcaaattgatttttaaaaaaattcaaaatcacatttattttcttatgtattctattgttttctaaatttcttatgtatttctctgtttttcgactatttgttttttttaattttttcaatggaaattgtcagggactttattttgaccataaaaaagatgagattaattgattttaagcagtaaaaggaaaaataatgacacatttataaattttggctgagaacactatttgcattggatttgtacacaaattcacgtttttgagtaatttggggtctgcatgcacttacgaaatgttgtgtaattttggaaccgcgtacccggggtcacaattttggtctcaaaagttgcgcgagacttgaaagtaaaaagtcagcaagcgacgcggtcaaaaaaattcgcgcagcggatttatcgtgaaaaaagtcgagggggggctgaatcagccccccccccagtctttttagggttaacagAATGGGCCTTGTACAAAGCCGTTGACTTTTCTGAGAATTAAAATATTCAGAAGTAGTAAATTTTGCTGCTATTTTACTTTGAAGGACTTTGTAAATAGGTATTATTCTTACCTTTTAATTCATGACCCACAGCATTTAAAATCTGGTCTTTTTTATGAAACTTAGCTATATCTTGTTTGTAATGAActgaaatatgtatattttttggtATTAAATGTATTACATCATATTAATTTCTTGCAAACTGTAACTGGATAGTCCCTATACAAAGCACGTGCAAATAATCTATAGATTGGCGATAAAGGCCAAATTATAATTACAAATTGTACATAGTTTAGGACTTTAGCTGAAGGTTATGttgttaattttaaaaaatgcatttcacTTTCTTTTAGATAATTGATGCTACTGAGAAAGGAAATGTATCTCGATTCATGAACCACAGCTGTGATCCGAATTGTGAAACTCAAAAggtaaattttcaagaaaattctgTAGAAAAGTTCATTGTGTGTTCCAATCGGATAAGAATGTGATGATGAATATAGAAATTAACCAGAAATTAGACACTCCATGTGATAACAGTAGCATGGTGATTGAGTAAATACTTTATTACAGGAATGAAGGAGGAATGGCGTATGGGAGATGAACATTTTGCTTGAAGTGCAGTATGTGAATCATGAGACAATATGGAATGTGTCTTGTTTGAAAATACTGAATCAATCAGATGCATGGTTACCTACAAGAGTATTTATTTAAATTTATACACGGTCTTGTTTGTAAGTCTAGCAACAATATACTGGTTTAAATCTTGATTATTGGTAACAAACAGCTAATTTTATGTTggatttaatgaaaaaatagaagagatatgacatttttttgTGTACGAGATTCaaacaaaatgcaattttctgtTTTTGCAGTGGACAGTGAACGGTCAGCTTCGAGTAGGATTCTTTACCAAGAGACAGGTCAAACCTGGTGAGGAGCTTACATTTGACTACCAGTTTGAAGTCTATGGGTAAGTGGATCATTCTCACTTGTATCAACCCTGTTGCTAGACCTATGTAAGTTTAGAATTTCGTGGGTAGGATAGCAAGATATTGTTTactaatacttataataataataattgtatcaATCTTTCTTTACATCAGTTTTACTGTCCTTTGTTTTCAGAAATGGTGAGATTTATTGCACCAATTATATTAATAAACACACATATGACTTGAGTcttaaaaaaggggggggggggccaaataTGCATGAAAAAACTCATCACATCGTGATTATTCCATTATGTCACTGCTCGTGTCATGAGATGTTATGGTTATTTGTTATGTTACAAGTTTATTCCTACAACTCTTGACAAATTAGTTGCACATATCCGATTTTATTTGCACTTTTGTTAGATATAAACtggtttgaaatattttgtcgCCTTGTGACAAGATAAAATACACTGGATGGATGGGGCTGTAAACAATTATTGCTTTTTAGCAAAAAGTGTGACAGCCTGTTATAAAGGAATCACACCTTACTGCATTAAAAAATTCAAAGCTAATCATTTGACAAGGGTTTGGGAGTGAGCTGTGTAGAAGATAAAGAAGCAATTGTCTTTGCTTTATCTTTTCTCAGACAAGAAGCTCAGAAGTGTCTTTGTGGATCTGATAAGTGCAGGGGTGTGATTGGCAAACAGAAGAAACAGAAGGAAGGCAAAGATACAACACCTAGGAGAAGAGGGAGTGTTGGAGAGAAGCGAAGGAAAGAAGCTTTTACAGATATCACTGTAAGTGAACCCTCTGTTTTTATGCAATTCATTCCTTGCGATAAACAGCGGTCTGGTGCATATTGATTAATTGAATTGGACAAAACTTCCTGATTTAGttcaaatttatgaaaaaacaaaCCCGTAATATATTCCATGCTCTTGAAAAAGACAGAACTCTGACTGTATGATGTAAAGGCCTGATTAAAAACTTAGTTCTGATGTTCTAATCTCAGCATGATACGTttaattgtttcaaatatttttaccaTTACAGTTGGAAGATGAAATTCAACAGATGGTTGACGAGTTAGATGAATGTGGATTACAGTCCAATGACCACACTATCGCTCTATCAAGGTTCATGGTGAGAGCAGATCAACCAAAACAGAGATTTGCACTTCTTAAATTGCTACAGGTAAGATGTACTTTCATTGTGAGGGAGTGACTTGAATGTTTTTAATGGTGGAAGTTTACAACCATAATATCTTGATTTCTTTCCTCCAAAAAATGTAACACAATAATTATTTGTCAGCAGTAATTCATTGGTTTAGAGTCGcctttaaaaacaattatgaatAGCGCATACATTCTGTCTCAGCAGCATTGTGTCTTCATAGGTATATGTGTTTTAAACAGTATTTTATAATCATTGATGTCTAGATTAACTGTAAAAGGAACTTATTGATTGATGCAAGGTATAATTCGTCATAGAATGTTGATTTCATATTTGtaacaagttttgtgaaacagggcATAGACTTTGTTTCATTCTTTATActgctctttttttttaacatgtatGTAGGAAACGACTGAGCAGACTTACCTGAAATACTTCCTATTCCATCATGGTCTCAGGCTGATCTGGAGCTGGATGGTGGACTTGGGAGACAACCCTGCTGAACTTCAAATGCAGGTGAGAATAAAGC carries:
- the LOC121424717 gene encoding LOW QUALITY PROTEIN: uncharacterized protein LOC121424717 (The sequence of the model RefSeq protein was modified relative to this genomic sequence to represent the inferred CDS: inserted 2 bases in 1 codon; deleted 1 base in 1 codon), whose translation is MEPFRIIPTRRWLRSSKKAQEVNEKGDQLGILGAKPKAASPHPDPSTLAKEMEEFEKLMQLGTTEGDRGSDVKDTHKNEKAENPIKDAGDKYVPDQPTTSLEPYEPTQPTASPVIPTNVRQTSKSPEAYEPDEPTPVDEVYTPDQPTSLQSSDPYEPEQPTDEPMVVEDSDISASAKREESEVEADMPQLQLDSVSSGYHGQVEKGGEHAARENTDSTPAESVPKHEGNKSEQENLLPEVWLRKKEKKKKHGKHKKPLVEWRLGVLRKDYVIKDFKSFPVDEKLMATTKHKWNNESEVEHLKVLHSGDGSQTDTSEVSGMTSPAIAQSDSELESEQNTSGEIDAIGRAAEENTLEGDDSIHSSKDNAIVHADEELKKGEYGETGNVKVSAVPEKVQSSSVLDAQPEKDTRLDSVEKSEDLDAKKNQEKQEVQTTGKEEKKIKSEPEESSNRRSTRQSSRRARRDSGENKTDTDQRSDKKDDDSGRRRSRRTERHKDDSDDEKRKESDRNKAESDRSRNETRRRSLRRDRYRDNSDDERREESREGRRRGRSDSRERRERSNSRERRRYRDDDDRYDRYDRGRRTRRSDRRSMDRTDDRRSREDDRRNERSLSREQDERRRKEKNDKDSKKEVDKAKEESKVTAEKRTEKADLRDDDKLQGKGKTDPKIIESNTVPEKDQNNKQNTSSKATGRVPIKFNFTSRAVRRSTRSAVKAKSGVFEDDEDEDEKPLSELQNLCDEKEAKSSKSEPSEDKAPAVTRSKSREGYAVEEPTEVNKVSQITSVPCETGTSTRSKSSQKVENLFEITLRKESKKDHGSESDSGAELSLMGLGEAPSLYPENILESQVEMELLANAFSSTDTEAEIEIEKVFCKKSENGTNAKEEESSPKQEDSVVDSRSETFDMEVEEEQHDTSTIEVLSHPQLSGGEGTTNDLMPTDSHNNTENRTLTEEVPIIQGDQTNTDDIKVINSHNEKTCSEELPFASEGQTSSANNTNLIELPQEVRRTCLDNAPLASEKENSSVNNAKLIDIFDSQSPCDNIRTCSDEVPTTLDEQVSTLKDTELIDSQSLLDITEVPGSFEEHASTDDTRKSIDGHTLQENERASNEMASGGLTEKSSSEIDVNGRQGKNEILQNRDIDKTLNVPEIKIVPPPDETLDQACSEAAGVSTEEKELETSNTSIETEQSDTEVVLPLKSSGLKEHEDDFTKTESESDDAMTLEVIDLMAGTAYTTSKVSVVLPPGNSDADAKIEDEAIVDNEAISYEQNVTILDKVMAASGPIQPPSNDTKFSDGNTECIVLDHSTSDQIVTVQKSSAEVSSEVMHSGENVMPSNEVVSTYLPSEKPTTEVFNKESAINEDELLEANVPSSKSDSAKNIVTSIGIVTSLSAEGTEISSTQEAVTAITDPPTRHIHEGPSVSKRKRKSRWEVVSTEIPSETPPRMDVNEDQSQQNKPSLIDMTDEPVLQTEAKAEESKLPPVEALIGEEISSSPSTNQIQPSDVRLTVDSSEVEGEISPTKKVKVDPDATIGATADYSSGNDGSTSNMILEAGESKMDATYHSRGLDLEVNAAGDNQAVIKPEEFVEKEEAGLIVEESKDTGEVTKPEQGTEEESMEEGELDSDVKEEMTEKPWDDSTGIEQGEIKDDGDEEVEDSREERSRHSRQDKENIPFDDFWAGDGRREVRERPKEERRESREERQRRQYQEWGIVERSKMPRFSELTENYYLTERRRSKAGKEARRMVCCCTTSREERRRGIQACGEDCLNRVLMLECGSRCPCGDYCTNKRFQKREHARVGVFYAEGKGHGLKTKEELKENEFVMEYVGEVLNFHEFKHRAKQYSKDKNLHFYFMALKSDEIIDATEKGNVSRFMNHSCDPNCETQKWTVNGQLRVGFFTKRQVKPGEELTFDYQFEVYGQEAQKCLCGSDKCRGVIGKQKKQKEGKDTTPRRRGSVGEKRRKEAFTDITLEDEIQQMVDELDECGLQSNDHTIALSRFMVRADQPKQRFALLKLLQETTEQTYLKYFLFHHGLRLIWSWMVDLGDNPAELQMQILTTLAKLPIPNKNALEDSKVLSVIERWARDFAKQGPTQEMSSVTKADSDVDSSSASETPSRSDTPISAAMASSMSTNMEMLKSIAEATSSESDMDSEAPSGLPLALRQRLEVESNESPTSTGSEGESMEKPTSSAEDSQNEQQGDEAQGQPDSASDAATSSSAVAESLSKDKMVLESAVVDSTEAGLQDVNDNTEVRTLKSLAADAARQVQSQNSSSDAETGAAISQSEDVIIISESSAASTSESGNGTSNVEQPSSMVLAETDNEAESKTDEDEQGGKSELANIISSLLSSWSDLKEIYRIPKKESEKDRDRHREHDRDRDRRYDRDRDYDRDRHRDRDHGRDRDRSRDRDDRHHRDRGRDGDRDRHRDRDRKDRDKSDDKSRRKRSRSNSKERETKSSWSKDSDANATPPKLRKPWKDAKGKEQRKEKGVVKEDVKIDKDRETKKMSKEERRHLFEMQVEAKEREDAARKEQEALMMAQWQESEQQRQQQMAQFIDVNGFPVDPNAPGMMVNEHGMPIEVIPGHMDGMPMGEPYMGHPDMPHPDMPYHPDHIHPDMQGQFPEMMQQHEHLGMEEGYHHPMHEHHMPPPHERQPMYDDSGFPIPPQEHGPPGMMGMPQQREGLLPHPGLEQMHPGMDYQMHPDMDPNVMGHPHPEHPNMDPHMMGQHFQPNMDVHLLGGQPHPGDPSMYHSEPQMMQPPEPQMMQPPVDAVPPQEVHVPQVVPIPAAGPAQVPSQPGPREEELMPPPSLPVPTRKSKKSKSQKSAAKSSKKSPPSTTYVAPAAPVSSASPVLPSPSSSVASVNPQSYAPAQAAPGVLPVAQAPQVLQTPVLPQAPQQAAQTTFTFVTPDGMLVTQTIVPLAATEQGISPHVQHQQQMAGVQQQQPQVTESIPSPPAKPKTAKLPPKWKTAQDAEGKTYYYHSVTRQTQWEMPTWEDNEGEMYDEEAGGGSNTPTYDEKARQKTTTAXADTSSEAAKRLKEAFRSKMSHHVVGYLNAYRKPDCKMGRITNTEDFKHLARKLTHGIMAKELKHCRNIEDLEVNENVKHKAKEYIKKYMGRYGKLYKKDAAEFDL